A region of Sparus aurata chromosome 8, fSpaAur1.1, whole genome shotgun sequence DNA encodes the following proteins:
- the LOC115586159 gene encoding monocarboxylate transporter 13 isoform X1: MDSPVKAHRARTAAAAPDGGYAWFILLSCFLVFGLTFGVIKAFGVFYVAIHQYFETTATGTSWITSIAVATVHVVAPVASALSARYSHRSVVIMGGLICSIGVILGAFARNLIELYLTVGFLNGFGYALTWTPTVTMLGLYFEKRRPVANALASAGECILTFVLTPLFQLLIDSYSWRGALLILGGLQLNLCVCGMLLRPLKATRDVTCDKAEEEDLCLELLPKDDSKESKPTHLEAEELGISEASDQGMVKACHEEVPKSTIKVQDSNNRIKRAGHRTKILRYVDYTLITNGRFMVYSMFGLFAALGFFAPALFLVPYARSKGIEEYQAAALMSISAVLDLFGRVFFGWVANLRLVQTVQQLAATVILLATVLLLCPLASTFSELAAFSAAYGLVFGATVAVHITVLAEVVGVHRLGSALGFFMLIRSSGGLLGPPIAGFFIDKMSDYGTGFLMAGVALLVSAMFLLLLHQMNLRAQGSTTKQHMHTDPTGQNSQEVKELDMTRGEENDFCSNR; this comes from the exons ATGGACTCTCCAGTGAAGGCTCACAGGgcgaggacagcagcagcagcccctgATGGTGGCTACGCCTGGTTCATCCTGCTCTCCTGCTTCCTGGTCTTTGGCCTGACATTTGGGGTCATTAAGGCCTTTGGTGTCTTCTATGTAGCCATACACCAATACTTTGAAACCACTGCAACAGGAACATCTTGGATTACCTCTATTGCAGTGGCTACCGTTCACGTTGTAG CTCCTGTAGCATCTGCTCTGAGTGCTCGCTACAGCCATCGCTCTGTAGTGATAATGGGAGGACTGATCTGCAGCATAGGCGTCATCTTGGGGGCTTTTGCTCGTAATTTAATTGAACTCTACTTAACAGTGGGGTTCCTAAACG GTTTTGGTTATGCATTGACATGGACCCCCACTGTAACCATGCTGGGTTTGTACTTTGAGAAGAGGAGGCCGGTGGCAAACGCTTTGGCCAGCGCTGGAGAGTGCATCCTTACCTTTGTCCTCACACCTCTGTTCCAGCTGTTGATTGACAGCTACTCCTGGAGGGGCGCTTTGCTGATCCTGGGAGGTCTGCAGCTcaacctgtgtgtttgtgggatgCTGCTGAGGCCCCTTAAAGCAACCAGGGATGTGACTTGTGACAAagccgaggaggaggacttGTGCCTGGAATTGCTCCCAAAAGACGACTCAAAAGAGAGTAAACCAACCCAcctagaggcagaggagctagGGATATCTGAGGCGTCTGATCAAGGGATGGTCAAAGCATGTCATGAAGAGGTACCTAAGTCAACCATAAAAGTACAAGACTCAAACAACAGGATTAAGAGAGCCGGACACAGGACCAAAATCCTTCGCTACGTTGATTACACCCTCATCACCAACGGCAGGTTCATGGTCTACTCGATGTTTGGGCTGTTTGCTGCTCTGGGTTTCTTTGCCCCAGCTCTCTTCCTGGTTCCATATGCTCGTAGCAAGGGGATCGAGGAGTACCAGGCGGCGGCACTCATGTCCATATCTGCAGTGTTGGACCTGTTTGGAAGGGTGTTCTTTGGCTGGGTGGCAAACTTAAGACTGGTGCAGACG GTGCAGCAGTTGGCAGCTACCGTGATTCTGCTGGCTACGGTGTTGCTCCTCTGTCCGCTGGCCTCGACCTTCTCAGAGCTGGCTGCTTTCAGCGCAGCTTACGGCCTGGTGTTCGGCGCCACGGTCGCCGTCCACATCACCGTGCTGGCTGAGGTCGTGGGGGTCCACAGGCTCGGCAGCGCACTGGGGTTCTTCATGCTCATTCGCAGCAGCGGAGGCCTGCTTGGACCGCCCATTGCTG GGTTCTTCATAGACAAGATGAGTGATTACGGAACGGGGTTCCTCATGGCTGGAGTGGCTCTCCTCGTATCTGCCatgttcctgctcctccttcatCAGATGAACCTCAGGGCTCAGGGGTCGACTACCAAGCAGCATATGCATACGGACCCAACGGGACAAAACAGCCAAGAGGTCAAAGAGCTGGACATGACACGAGGGGAGGAAAATGATTTCTGTTCCAATAGATGA
- the LOC115586159 gene encoding monocarboxylate transporter 7 isoform X2 produces MDSPVKAHRARTAAAAPDGGYAWFILLSCFLVFGLTFGVIKAFGVFYVAIHQYFETTATGTSWITSIAVATVHVVAPVASALSARYSHRSVVIMGGLICSIGVILGAFARNLIELYLTVGFLNGFGYALTWTPTVTMLGLYFEKRRPVANALASAGECILTFVLTPLFQLLIDSYSWRGALLILGGLQLNLCVCGMLLRPLKATRDVTCDKAEEEDLCLELLPKDDSKESKPTHLEAEELGISEASDQGMVKACHEEVPKSTIKVQDSNNRIKRAGHRTKILRYVDYTLITNGRFMVYSMFGLFAALGFFAPALFLVPYARSKGIEEYQAAALMSISAVLDLFGRVFFGWVANLRLVQTVQQLAATVILLATVLLLCPLASTFSELAAFSAAYGLVFGATVAVHITVLAEVVGVHRLGSALGFFMLIRSSGGLLGPPIAGGVLHRQDE; encoded by the exons ATGGACTCTCCAGTGAAGGCTCACAGGgcgaggacagcagcagcagcccctgATGGTGGCTACGCCTGGTTCATCCTGCTCTCCTGCTTCCTGGTCTTTGGCCTGACATTTGGGGTCATTAAGGCCTTTGGTGTCTTCTATGTAGCCATACACCAATACTTTGAAACCACTGCAACAGGAACATCTTGGATTACCTCTATTGCAGTGGCTACCGTTCACGTTGTAG CTCCTGTAGCATCTGCTCTGAGTGCTCGCTACAGCCATCGCTCTGTAGTGATAATGGGAGGACTGATCTGCAGCATAGGCGTCATCTTGGGGGCTTTTGCTCGTAATTTAATTGAACTCTACTTAACAGTGGGGTTCCTAAACG GTTTTGGTTATGCATTGACATGGACCCCCACTGTAACCATGCTGGGTTTGTACTTTGAGAAGAGGAGGCCGGTGGCAAACGCTTTGGCCAGCGCTGGAGAGTGCATCCTTACCTTTGTCCTCACACCTCTGTTCCAGCTGTTGATTGACAGCTACTCCTGGAGGGGCGCTTTGCTGATCCTGGGAGGTCTGCAGCTcaacctgtgtgtttgtgggatgCTGCTGAGGCCCCTTAAAGCAACCAGGGATGTGACTTGTGACAAagccgaggaggaggacttGTGCCTGGAATTGCTCCCAAAAGACGACTCAAAAGAGAGTAAACCAACCCAcctagaggcagaggagctagGGATATCTGAGGCGTCTGATCAAGGGATGGTCAAAGCATGTCATGAAGAGGTACCTAAGTCAACCATAAAAGTACAAGACTCAAACAACAGGATTAAGAGAGCCGGACACAGGACCAAAATCCTTCGCTACGTTGATTACACCCTCATCACCAACGGCAGGTTCATGGTCTACTCGATGTTTGGGCTGTTTGCTGCTCTGGGTTTCTTTGCCCCAGCTCTCTTCCTGGTTCCATATGCTCGTAGCAAGGGGATCGAGGAGTACCAGGCGGCGGCACTCATGTCCATATCTGCAGTGTTGGACCTGTTTGGAAGGGTGTTCTTTGGCTGGGTGGCAAACTTAAGACTGGTGCAGACG GTGCAGCAGTTGGCAGCTACCGTGATTCTGCTGGCTACGGTGTTGCTCCTCTGTCCGCTGGCCTCGACCTTCTCAGAGCTGGCTGCTTTCAGCGCAGCTTACGGCCTGGTGTTCGGCGCCACGGTCGCCGTCCACATCACCGTGCTGGCTGAGGTCGTGGGGGTCCACAGGCTCGGCAGCGCACTGGGGTTCTTCATGCTCATTCGCAGCAGCGGAGGCCTGCTTGGACCGCCCATTGCTGGTGG GGTTCTTCATAGACAAGATGAGTGA
- the wfdc1 gene encoding WAP four-disulfide core domain protein 1 yields MPGSVVLLLSLLVLSTGNDARRIRKRGLNHKDYEYANHPQSTQHQKNDRCPPPPQMLPERACEVPGCRSDSECERHKRCCYNGCIYACLESVQPPPVLDWLVQPKPRWLGGNGWLLDGPEEVLQAEACSTTEDGDEPLHCPTGYECHIINPGNPAAGIPNRGQCIKQRGNSDGRGLRHKYFKDYKDYLGTSSNNAVGYEKHHHKHLG; encoded by the exons ATGCCGGGctctgtggtgctgctgctctccctGTTGGTCCTGTCCACAGGAAATGATGCCAGAAGAATCAGGAAAAGAGGACTCAACCATAAG GACTACGAGTACGCCAACCACCCCCAGTCCACACAGCACCAGAAGAATGACCGGTGTCCACCGCCGCCCCAGATGCTGCCAGAGAGAGCCTGCGAGGTGCCGGGCTGCCGTTCAGACTCGGAGTGTGAGCGCCACAAGCGCTGCTGCTACAACGGCTGCATCTACGCCTGCCTGGAGTCTGTGCAGCCTCCACCAG TGTTGGACTGGCTGGTGCAGCCCAAGCCTCGGTGGTTGGGGGGTAACGGCTGGCTGTTAGATGGCCCTGAAGAGGTTCTGCAGG CTGAGGCCTGCAGCACAACTGAGGATGGGGACGAGCCTCTCCACTGTCCTACAGGCTACGAGTGCCACATCATCAACCCAGGAAACCCCGCTGCAGGCATCCCCAACCGGGGGCAGTGCATCAAGCAACGTGGCAACTCCG ATGGACGTGGTCTACGGCACAAATACTTCAAGGACTACAAGGACTACTTAG GTACCAGTTCCAACAATGCAGTAGGCTACGAAAAACATCATCACAAGCACCTGGGATGA